Proteins encoded within one genomic window of Flavobacterium oreochromis:
- the pheS gene encoding phenylalanine--tRNA ligase subunit alpha has translation MIDKIKEYIAEAQAFDTQDKEKLEAFRIKFLGSKGLVKDIFAEFKNVPNDQKKEFGQIINTLKNTAEEKVKSIQEILESKEEIKGIYGDLTRPAEPIKLGSRHPISLVKNQIIDIFANIGFNVSEGPEIEDDWHNFTALNLPEYHPARDMQDTFFIQTNPDILLRTHTSSVQVRYMESNKPPIRTISPGRVFRNEAVSSRSHCIFHQVEGLYIDKDVSFADLKQTLLYFTKEMFGKSKIRLRPSYFPFTEPSAEVDIYWGLKNEIDYRITKGTGWLEIMGCGMVDPNVLKNCDISPEEYNGFAFGMGIERIAMLLYQIGDIRMFYENDVRFLEQFKSSI, from the coding sequence ATGATAGATAAGATTAAAGAGTACATTGCAGAAGCGCAAGCATTTGATACACAAGACAAGGAAAAATTAGAAGCATTCCGAATTAAGTTTCTTGGAAGTAAAGGATTAGTAAAAGATATTTTTGCTGAATTTAAAAATGTTCCGAATGATCAAAAAAAAGAGTTTGGTCAAATCATCAATACATTAAAAAATACAGCTGAAGAAAAAGTAAAATCAATCCAAGAAATCTTAGAAAGCAAAGAAGAAATCAAAGGAATCTATGGCGATTTAACGCGTCCAGCTGAGCCTATTAAGCTAGGCTCTCGTCATCCGATATCGTTAGTAAAAAATCAAATCATTGACATCTTTGCTAACATAGGCTTTAATGTATCAGAAGGTCCTGAAATTGAAGATGATTGGCATAATTTCACTGCTTTAAACTTACCAGAATATCACCCTGCTCGTGATATGCAGGACACCTTCTTTATTCAAACCAATCCTGATATTTTATTACGCACCCATACTTCATCAGTACAAGTACGTTATATGGAGTCTAATAAACCGCCTATCCGTACAATCTCTCCAGGACGTGTATTTCGTAATGAGGCAGTTTCTTCACGTTCACACTGTATATTCCATCAAGTAGAAGGTCTATACATTGATAAAGATGTTTCTTTTGCTGATTTAAAACAGACCTTATTATATTTCACTAAAGAAATGTTTGGCAAGTCTAAGATTCGTTTACGCCCTTCTTATTTCCCTTTTACAGAACCAAGTGCCGAAGTGGATATTTATTGGGGGCTAAAAAATGAAATAGATTACCGTATTACCAAAGGAACTGGTTGGTTAGAAATTATGGGCTGTGGAATGGTAGATCCGAATGTGTTAAAAAATTGTGACATTAGCCCAGAAGAATACAACGGTTTTGCTTTTGGTATGGGTATTGAACGTATTGCCATGTTGTTATACCAAATTGGCGATATCCGTATGTTTTATGAAAACGATGTACGCTTCTTAGAACAATTTAAATCAAGCATATAA
- a CDS encoding NADAR family protein, which translates to MKYSRDILIKENKSYKYLFFWGHQPSKDGSITKTCFSQWWESLFEVNGITYKTAEHWMMAEKARLFQDMEMLEKIIAASSPAQAKQFGREVKGFTTELWNKKRFEIVVEGNYHKFSQNEALKEFLCNTNDRILVEASPVDKIWGVGLTSNDEKAENPKLWKGLNLLGFALMEVRDKLNENNK; encoded by the coding sequence ATGAAATACAGTAGAGATATATTGATCAAAGAAAACAAAAGTTACAAATACCTTTTCTTTTGGGGGCATCAACCCTCAAAGGATGGAAGTATTACAAAAACCTGTTTTAGTCAGTGGTGGGAAAGTTTATTTGAGGTAAATGGAATCACCTATAAAACTGCTGAACATTGGATGATGGCAGAAAAAGCTCGTTTATTTCAAGATATGGAAATGCTCGAAAAAATTATCGCAGCGAGTTCACCCGCACAAGCTAAACAATTCGGACGTGAAGTAAAAGGTTTTACTACTGAGTTATGGAATAAAAAACGTTTTGAAATTGTCGTGGAAGGTAATTACCACAAATTTTCACAAAACGAAGCATTAAAAGAATTTTTGTGCAACACAAACGATAGGATATTAGTCGAAGCAAGTCCAGTGGATAAAATTTGGGGTGTCGGTTTAACAAGTAATGATGAAAAGGCTGAAAATCCTAAGTTATGGAAGGGGTTAAATCTTTTAGGATTTGCATTAATGGAAGTTAGAGATAAGTTGAATGAAAACAACAAATGA
- a CDS encoding NAD(P)H-dependent glycerol-3-phosphate dehydrogenase, protein MNTQPKFAVIGGGSWATAIVKMLCENVDQIAWYMRSVYALEHLKLHKHNPNYLSSVAFDINKLQLTNDINQAVKDADYVVFAIPSAFLSAELDKMTESLEGKVVFSAIKGIVPESSLIVGEHFHTKYNILYENIGVITGPCHAEEVALERLSYLTIACGDMEKAKIMAANLSSYYIKTKTSDDIVGTEYAAVLKNIYSIAAGIAHGLGYGDNFQAVLMSNAIREMKRFIKQVHRMKRNINNSAYLGDLLVTGYSVFSRNRMFGNMIGKGYTVKSAQMEMSMVAEGYYATKSAWTLNQEYQAKTPILDAVYQVLYEGKEAKKTFKKLTEKLD, encoded by the coding sequence ATGAATACACAACCCAAATTTGCCGTTATAGGTGGTGGTAGTTGGGCTACCGCAATCGTGAAAATGTTATGTGAAAATGTAGATCAAATTGCGTGGTATATGCGAAGTGTTTACGCACTAGAACATTTGAAATTACACAAACATAATCCTAATTATTTAAGTTCTGTAGCGTTTGATATTAATAAATTACAACTTACAAATGATATCAATCAGGCTGTAAAAGATGCCGATTACGTAGTTTTTGCAATACCTTCAGCTTTCTTAAGTGCAGAGCTTGATAAGATGACGGAGAGTTTAGAAGGAAAAGTAGTTTTTTCTGCTATCAAAGGGATTGTTCCTGAAAGTAGTTTGATTGTAGGAGAGCATTTTCATACGAAATACAATATCTTATATGAAAATATAGGGGTTATCACGGGACCATGCCATGCTGAGGAAGTAGCATTAGAACGTCTTTCTTATCTTACAATTGCTTGTGGTGATATGGAAAAAGCAAAAATAATGGCTGCCAATTTATCAAGTTATTATATTAAAACTAAAACTTCAGATGATATAGTAGGTACGGAATATGCAGCCGTATTAAAAAATATTTACTCTATAGCTGCAGGTATTGCTCATGGATTAGGATATGGCGATAATTTTCAAGCAGTATTAATGAGTAACGCAATTCGTGAAATGAAGCGTTTTATTAAACAAGTACATAGAATGAAACGTAATATTAATAATTCAGCTTATTTAGGTGATTTGTTAGTTACAGGTTACTCTGTTTTTTCACGAAATCGTATGTTTGGAAATATGATTGGGAAAGGTTATACTGTAAAATCAGCTCAAATGGAAATGAGTATGGTTGCGGAAGGATATTATGCTACTAAAAGTGCTTGGACACTCAATCAAGAATATCAAGCCAAAACACCTATTTTAGATGCTGTTTACCAAGTATTATATGAGGGTAAAGAAGCAAAAAAAACATTTAAAAAATTAACTGAAAAATTGGATTAG
- a CDS encoding TIGR02452 family protein, translating to MANETLTILENGFYIHQNEKIEVALLIEQSINDTFTILPAQWEEIEKQDILKNENKTIIEFKNLSTIEALVEEKTNGKVGLLNFASAKNPGGGFLGGASAQEESLARSSSLYASLTKDRTMYEYNRSQTTFLYSDYMIYSPNTIFWFDDEGTTLPQPIIADVITSPAPNKGAMLHRERTNELPQIEEVFSQRIKKVLHIANQQKVDTLILGAWGCGVFRNDPQMVAELFKKVIDKEYANAFKRIVFAIYDRSKEKLVLKAFEAVFDK from the coding sequence ATAGCAAACGAAACACTTACAATCCTAGAAAACGGATTTTACATTCACCAGAACGAAAAAATAGAAGTAGCTCTCCTAATTGAGCAATCTATTAACGATACGTTTACCATTTTACCTGCACAATGGGAGGAAATCGAAAAACAAGATATCCTCAAAAACGAAAACAAAACCATCATTGAATTTAAAAATCTATCGACTATTGAGGCTTTAGTTGAAGAGAAGACCAACGGAAAAGTAGGACTTTTAAATTTTGCTTCTGCTAAAAATCCAGGAGGCGGATTTTTAGGTGGTGCTTCAGCACAAGAGGAAAGCCTAGCGCGATCTTCTTCATTGTATGCTTCTTTAACAAAAGACCGCACGATGTATGAATACAATAGAAGCCAAACTACTTTTTTGTATTCTGATTATATGATTTATAGCCCTAATACGATTTTTTGGTTTGATGATGAAGGCACAACGTTACCACAACCTATTATTGCTGATGTAATTACATCGCCTGCGCCAAACAAAGGTGCAATGCTTCATAGGGAAAGAACTAATGAGTTGCCTCAAATTGAAGAAGTCTTTAGCCAACGAATAAAAAAAGTGCTCCACATTGCCAACCAGCAAAAAGTTGATACGCTAATTCTAGGCGCTTGGGGTTGTGGCGTATTTAGAAATGATCCACAAATGGTAGCGGAGCTGTTTAAAAAAGTGATAGATAAAGAATATGCCAATGCTTTTAAACGAATTGTTTTTGCCATTTATGACAGAAGTAAAGAAAAACTAGTACTAAAAGCTTTTGAAGCAGTTTTTGATAAATAA
- the prs gene encoding ribose-phosphate diphosphokinase: MFLINLDKNFTPFGTENEISFQAFTFSGGEPHIKIQHFDTTQKVIITHRANSFNDFGLIILTIDALKRMDVKEIELFIPYFPAARQDRVMIPGEPLSVKVYAAILNSLNLSKVYVFDAHSEVTPAVLNNCQVITNYKFIERVIENIGQEVILISPDGGALKKIYKVSEYLGGVEVVEASKSRDVKTGKLKDFKVYTDDLQGKPCLIVDDICDGGGTFIGLAEALQKRMLANYI, from the coding sequence ATGTTCCTTATAAATTTAGATAAAAACTTTACTCCTTTTGGCACTGAAAATGAAATTTCTTTTCAAGCTTTTACATTTTCAGGGGGAGAACCACATATTAAAATTCAACATTTCGATACTACCCAAAAAGTGATTATTACGCATCGTGCGAATAGTTTTAACGATTTTGGTTTAATTATTCTTACGATAGATGCATTAAAACGTATGGACGTGAAAGAAATAGAACTTTTTATTCCGTATTTTCCAGCAGCAAGACAAGATCGTGTAATGATACCAGGCGAACCATTATCTGTAAAAGTGTATGCAGCTATTTTGAATAGTCTAAATCTTTCTAAAGTATATGTTTTTGATGCACATAGCGAAGTAACACCTGCTGTACTTAACAATTGTCAAGTGATTACCAATTATAAATTTATTGAAAGAGTGATTGAAAACATAGGTCAAGAAGTGATTTTGATTTCTCCAGACGGCGGAGCACTAAAGAAAATTTATAAGGTTTCTGAATATCTAGGCGGTGTCGAAGTGGTCGAAGCAAGTAAAAGCCGAGATGTGAAAACGGGAAAACTTAAAGATTTTAAAGTTTACACCGATGATTTACAAGGAAAACCTTGTTTAATAGTAGATGATATATGCGACGGAGGTGGCACGTTTATAGGCTTAGCCGAAGCTTTACAAAAAAGAATGCTGGCAAATTATATTTAG
- a CDS encoding ADP-ribosylglycohydrolase family protein, which yields MILEAAIGDAYGAGFEFRDIDFIQEFNKLEEYHPHGLYTEIYKKYTDDTQMALAIAELLLEDLDWTEERVAQKFVEVFHRDKRRGYSDRVYNALDRSKNGNEFMANLTFQSSGNGSAMRAYPIGFVKEIPTLLKLCEIQAKTSHNTTEGIQCAKRIALAVHFFRYGLDAKYNLIDFINKTLDENETYEIIAPIDMHGYPTTKAVIKLVSEATSMYNCLQEGINYGGDTDTVAALCMAILSVKKSGINDLPSFLYEELENGSFGKDYLIKIDNQLKNKFLKE from the coding sequence ATGATTTTAGAAGCGGCAATAGGAGATGCCTATGGGGCAGGTTTTGAGTTCAGAGATATAGATTTTATTCAAGAATTTAATAAACTAGAAGAATATCATCCCCACGGTTTATACACGGAGATATATAAAAAATATACAGATGATACTCAAATGGCATTGGCTATTGCCGAATTGCTTTTGGAAGACCTTGACTGGACCGAAGAACGTGTGGCTCAAAAGTTTGTGGAGGTTTTTCATAGAGACAAAAGAAGAGGATATTCGGATAGAGTTTATAATGCACTTGATCGAAGCAAGAATGGAAATGAATTTATGGCAAACTTAACTTTTCAAAGTAGTGGTAATGGTTCGGCGATGCGAGCTTATCCTATTGGGTTTGTAAAAGAAATTCCAACGTTGTTAAAGTTATGCGAAATTCAGGCTAAAACCTCGCATAACACCACAGAAGGAATCCAGTGTGCAAAACGTATAGCTTTGGCAGTTCATTTTTTTAGATATGGTTTAGATGCAAAATACAATTTGATTGATTTTATTAATAAAACTTTGGACGAAAATGAAACGTATGAAATTATCGCACCTATAGATATGCACGGTTATCCTACTACAAAAGCAGTGATTAAACTAGTATCGGAAGCGACTTCAATGTATAATTGTTTACAAGAAGGAATAAACTATGGAGGAGATACAGATACAGTTGCTGCCTTATGTATGGCAATACTAAGTGTAAAAAAAAGTGGAATAAATGATTTACCCTCTTTTTTGTATGAAGAATTGGAAAACGGAAGTTTTGGCAAGGATTATTTAATAAAAATAGATAATCAATTAAAAAACAAATTTTTAAAGGAGTAA
- a CDS encoding nicotinic acid mononucleotide adenyltransferase — MKTIKIFLLIIITPFIFQSCTNEIIVEDHNKPTNNNISLSKLMESYDLWYIDYNATQGSGNIPFLTRAFTISFLNGALYANNNLAGIGSTGNGFGTRIGAYNYYPNSIRVFHDLYGTFELDVYQLANNKIKISDPIHKVTYYLVGYQRSNFDYNKLFNDNIHYFLQEYKAWEKVYASRIGALNDFDKENFIQFLAGGTDNHFCSSKDLRGTNPNNIYWDFTGFYGISKNLNPYTKNLTLDYDFWGNESFTLSVINDHRIRLFHTPSGTTYEFEGRGFIQYLRLAPVVQKQM, encoded by the coding sequence ATGAAAACTATAAAAATATTTTTGTTGATTATAATTACTCCATTTATATTCCAGTCTTGCACTAATGAAATAATTGTTGAAGACCATAATAAACCCACAAATAATAACATAAGCTTATCTAAACTGATGGAAAGTTATGATTTATGGTATATAGATTATAATGCAACGCAAGGCTCTGGAAATATTCCTTTCTTAACTCGTGCTTTTACCATTTCTTTTTTAAATGGTGCTCTATATGCTAATAATAATCTAGCAGGAATTGGATCTACTGGCAACGGATTTGGAACAAGAATAGGCGCTTACAACTATTATCCTAATTCAATTCGTGTTTTTCATGATCTGTATGGAACATTTGAATTAGATGTTTATCAATTAGCAAATAATAAAATTAAAATATCTGATCCAATTCACAAAGTAACCTATTATTTAGTAGGCTATCAGAGGAGTAATTTTGACTATAATAAATTATTCAATGATAACATCCATTATTTTTTACAAGAATACAAAGCTTGGGAAAAAGTATATGCTAGTAGAATAGGCGCTTTAAATGATTTTGACAAAGAAAATTTTATACAATTTTTAGCCGGAGGAACAGATAATCATTTCTGCTCTTCAAAAGATTTACGCGGAACTAATCCGAACAATATTTATTGGGATTTTACAGGTTTTTATGGTATTTCAAAGAATCTGAATCCATATACTAAAAATTTAACATTAGATTATGATTTTTGGGGCAATGAATCTTTTACGCTAAGCGTTATTAATGACCATCGCATTCGATTATTTCATACTCCAAGTGGTACGACATACGAATTTGAAGGTAGAGGATTCATACAATATCTTAGATTAGCTCCTGTAGTACAAAAACAGATGTAG
- a CDS encoding CvpA family protein, translating to MLEKNVLWSCKTIQVSAFVITLALVIVGVHLIAKLLSGIASFAFLGWANTLAGGIFGALKMILLIGIILNLFQKVNINNMIVSRERQDSSLFFNPCMKTSETLLPVLGDWFTDLKEKTEKWEQPSDQNRDEVKDSV from the coding sequence ATTTTAGAAAAAAATGTTTTGTGGTCATGTAAAACTATTCAAGTTTCTGCTTTTGTAATCACTTTAGCTTTGGTGATAGTGGGAGTGCATTTAATAGCTAAATTACTTTCGGGTATTGCTAGTTTTGCTTTTTTAGGATGGGCAAATACATTGGCTGGTGGTATTTTTGGAGCTTTAAAGATGATTTTACTTATTGGGATTATTTTAAATCTTTTTCAAAAAGTGAATATAAATAATATGATAGTAAGCAGAGAAAGGCAGGACAGTTCTTTGTTTTTTAATCCTTGTATGAAAACTTCTGAAACTTTATTACCTGTTTTAGGTGATTGGTTTACAGACTTAAAAGAGAAAACAGAAAAATGGGAGCAACCTTCTGATCAGAATAGAGATGAGGTTAAGGATAGTGTTTAA